Proteins from one Cydia fagiglandana chromosome 13, ilCydFagi1.1, whole genome shotgun sequence genomic window:
- the LOC134669775 gene encoding uncharacterized protein LOC134669775 → MKVTVIFIIVAPGLSLQHRHSDSGSSEVDNSRQSEEYDYEPPYSYRADDKHKHKSRDEVQPSSAEMESSNKKYIKHSSKHSRRRSKKHTRVENCESNECDQPETNQAEQAGPSPGNLVFVPYPYPLVVPPPVPVLPELPSSSTTTSTAPPISYDGSWNDMRRTEMEKESYLDLLRTMKNRHELPYVRNDVSRPVRRYLIDRLLSRVRNVKDINSV, encoded by the exons ATGAAAGTGACAgtg ATATTTATCATAGTTGCCCCTGGCCTAAGCTTGCAGCACCGACACAGTGACAGTGGCAGTAGCGAGGTAGACAACTCACGACAGTCCGAGGAATACGACTACGAACCCCCTTACTCTTATCGCGCTGACGACAAACACAAACATAAATCAAGGGACGAAGTCCAACCAAGTTCAGCCGAAATGGAGAGCTCCAACAAGAAATATATCAAGCACTCTTCAAAACATTCCCGCCGGCGTTCCAAAAAGCACACAAGAGTTGAAAATTGCGAGAGCAATGAATGCGATCAGCCAGAAACTAACCAAGCCGAGCAGGCAGGACCGAGTCCTGGAAACTTAGTGTTTGTTCCATACCCTTACCCTTTAGTGGTTCCACCACCAGTACCGGTATTACCTGAACTTCCTAGCAGTAGTACCACAACCTCCACGGCTCCACCGATAAGCTACGACGGGTCATGGAATGATATGAGAAGAACAGAAATGGAGAAAGAAAGTTACTTGGACTTGCTACGAACTATGAAAAATAGGCATGAATTGCCTTATGTCAGGAATGATGTATCTAGGCCAGTGAGGCGATATTTAATAGATCGGCTGCTTTCGCGTGTGAGAAATGTGAAAGATATCAACTCCGTATAG